A window from Borrelia sp. P9F1 encodes these proteins:
- a CDS encoding BMP family protein — translation MLRKVILLFLCLGCSSPQDEAGGGPSTISVIVDGIFDDKGFNESSSKAMKQLEREFGVNVIEKESKASDYLGDIGGLEDGGSSLIWGLGFKFTDVFLQKARENTNVNYAIVEGSYAEDVELPKNLMNVSFRPEEGAFLVGYIAAKTTKTGKIGFLGGIEGEVINSFRFGYDAGAKYANNEIKINTQYVGTFTDLSLGRSMASKMYGDGVDIVFTAAGLSGLGAIEVAKEMGEGYYVIGVDQDQSSLAPDNILLSYVKRVDVVIFDMTRSYLDTGKWNGGERLEFGLKDGALDLIFNKLISLNLEKGYEGLLEVKNKIINNEIKVPRNETEYDTFISKLVT, via the coding sequence ATGTTAAGAAAAGTTATTTTGCTTTTTTTGTGTTTAGGATGTTCAAGTCCGCAAGATGAAGCTGGGGGGGGGCCTAGTACTATTTCTGTGATAGTCGATGGTATTTTTGATGATAAAGGCTTTAATGAGAGTTCTTCTAAGGCAATGAAGCAACTTGAAAGAGAGTTTGGGGTAAATGTAATTGAAAAAGAATCTAAGGCTTCTGATTATCTGGGAGATATTGGAGGTTTGGAAGATGGTGGATCTAGTTTGATATGGGGACTTGGTTTTAAATTTACGGATGTCTTTTTACAGAAAGCTAGGGAAAATACCAATGTCAATTATGCAATCGTTGAAGGCTCGTATGCGGAAGATGTTGAGTTGCCTAAGAATTTAATGAATGTGAGTTTTAGACCAGAGGAAGGAGCCTTTTTGGTAGGCTATATTGCAGCTAAAACTACTAAGACAGGCAAGATTGGATTTTTAGGAGGAATTGAGGGAGAAGTAATTAATTCATTTAGGTTTGGGTATGATGCAGGAGCGAAATATGCAAATAATGAGATTAAGATAAATACACAATATGTTGGAACGTTCACTGATCTTTCATTAGGGCGCTCAATGGCAAGCAAAATGTATGGTGATGGGGTTGATATAGTATTTACAGCAGCAGGATTATCAGGACTAGGAGCGATTGAGGTAGCAAAGGAAATGGGAGAAGGATATTATGTAATTGGAGTTGACCAAGATCAGTCATCCCTTGCACCAGACAACATACTTCTATCGTATGTTAAAAGAGTTGATGTAGTAATATTTGATATGACAAGATCTTATTTGGATACTGGTAAGTGGAACGGAGGCGAAAGGTTAGAGTTTGGACTTAAGGATGGAGCCCTTGATTTAATCTTTAATAAATTGATAAGTCTGAATCTGGAAAAGGGATACGAGGGTTTATTGGAAGTTAAGAATAAAATAATTAATAATGAGATTAAGGTTCCCAGAAATGAGACAGAGTATGATACTTTTATATCAAAATTAGTTACATAA
- the rpsG gene encoding 30S ribosomal protein S7 — translation MSRKSRKIKKKAFVDARYGSRVVAKFVNRMMYDGKKSVSEAIIYGSIDMLAERLEESDKVAAFVKALDNVKPLVEVRSRRVGGATYQVPVEVREERREALAMKWIIASARKSSGRSMQEKLASELVNSHNSTGSAFKKKEDTHRMAEANRAFTHYRW, via the coding sequence ATGTCGAGAAAGAGTAGAAAAATTAAGAAAAAGGCTTTCGTGGATGCTAGATATGGTTCTAGGGTTGTTGCTAAATTTGTTAACAGGATGATGTATGACGGAAAGAAGTCAGTAAGTGAGGCTATAATTTATGGTTCTATTGACATGCTTGCAGAAAGACTTGAAGAGAGTGATAAGGTGGCTGCTTTTGTTAAGGCGTTGGATAATGTTAAGCCCTTAGTGGAAGTTAGAAGTAGGAGAGTTGGTGGGGCTACTTATCAGGTTCCTGTTGAGGTTCGGGAAGAGAGGCGTGAAGCTTTGGCGATGAAGTGGATAATTGCGTCTGCTAGGAAGTCTAGTGGTAGGTCGATGCAGGAGAAATTGGCTAGTGAGCTTGTGAATTCTCACAATTCTACGGGGTCTGCTTTTAAGAAGAAGGAAGATACTCATAGGATGGCGGAGGCAAATAGAGCTTTTACACATTATAGATGGTAA